A genomic window from Candidatus Pelagisphaera phototrophica includes:
- a CDS encoding 3'-5' exonuclease, translating into MFLVFDTETTGLPTRYDARISDVDNWPRVIQLAWAFYGSNRKLIESRVDLIKPDGWVIPTERFWIENGFSQSQSESDGIPIKDVLSGFLDKVEQTQYLVAHNMSYDHPVLGAECVRAKIQSRHKPERICTKDISTDFCQMPGKYGYKWPTLSELHLKLFDVDFEGAHDALLDVKACAKCLFELERKKVVQLGGGRYSKSSD; encoded by the coding sequence ATGTTCCTCGTATTTGACACAGAGACGACCGGATTGCCGACACGATATGACGCTCGAATCAGCGACGTCGATAACTGGCCCCGTGTTATTCAGCTCGCGTGGGCGTTTTATGGTTCGAACCGAAAGCTGATTGAGAGTAGAGTGGATCTAATCAAACCGGATGGTTGGGTGATTCCGACGGAAAGATTCTGGATCGAGAATGGATTCAGTCAAAGCCAGTCAGAGTCCGATGGGATTCCTATTAAGGATGTCCTATCGGGCTTTTTGGATAAAGTAGAACAGACACAATATTTGGTCGCCCACAATATGAGTTATGACCACCCGGTGCTTGGAGCGGAGTGCGTTCGGGCCAAAATTCAGTCGAGGCACAAGCCCGAGCGAATTTGCACAAAGGATATTTCGACAGACTTTTGCCAAATGCCGGGAAAGTATGGATACAAATGGCCCACTCTATCCGAATTGCATCTGAAGCTGTTTGACGTGGATTTTGAAGGAGCTCATGACGCCTTACTGGATGTGAAAGCCTGTGCCAAATGTCTATTCGAGCTCGAGCGTAAGAAAGTAGTCCAACTAGGAGGGGGAAGGTAT